The DNA region aacaaacatgtcattcaGCAACAGTGCCGTTAAAAGTATCCCAGTGGCATCCCCCACTATAAACGTGTTTCCGTTAAGACAAGCGGAGCTGCTGTGTGATTTAATGACTGATCAGCACAAACCGTCCGTTGCTCGGGCTACACTGACTTTTCCACGGAGCTGATAGCCCGCAGGCTCTGTCAGACAGCTGGTACTGATAAACCGTGAGCAAGTGATACTTCAATTACATCAAAGATAGAGGGTTTAATTGCCCCTTTAATTTCCTCTCTTACCTCCCACACATAGCAGGGACATCTCTGATAGCGGCGTGAGCGTCCCCGGCTGTCCTCTACTGAGTGCTCCGTGAATTTGTTTGGTCAGTCCGTTTGTCTCTTggttactatatatatatatatatatatatatatatatatatatatatatatatataaaaaaacagaagtcAAACCGCCAAACCGTTACCCTAAACCTGGTACCGGAAACAAATGAGCATCATCTCAGAAGCGCTCGTCTCTTTCGCTGCGGAGCTGTTGCTCTTTGGCAGGACAAGACACACGGGAGTGAATTCCTCGcccccctcttcttcctcctctgcattGCCTCAGCTCTCCTCCGCTGCTCCTCCTGCGCGCACAGCCATCttgtttcagcagcagcaccctccGCGCGAGGACAGCTCCCGCGCCGCGCCGCCCTGACGTCACGGTTGATGAgtagcaggcagagagagagaggggcttGCGGTGGGGTGAACGTGAGTGAGGTGATCATTTGATATTGGTGCGCATGGTTTGCATGGTCTACTGTCTTTACAATTTAGATGTTGCTGTGATGAATGGACAGAATGATACAATATCTCATTTCCTTTGAATCCCAACTTTACACATACATCTGTACTCATTTGAAACATGAAGTAAAGTTTGTCTTCTCTGTTCATGCCTGTTGACCTGTAGTTAAGTGTAATATTTACTTacaaaatattgcattttcttACAAATATTATCACATTTTCCTCAAAACAGATTCTTCTCATGGAAAGTATGGGATATATGGATaaggaaaacatttattttgctgcTCCAAAGTAATCTGGTTGCTCCTAAGACACATGGTAATTTGCTTAATGTAACCAAATGATCagttacattttacacattttctattGTTATTGAAGTGATTTTGATGCACTGGACTTTTAAAAGACATGCTTGCTTCATCCGATCCTATTTTATCTTGGTTACGTTTTGTTTAGTCAACTAAAATACTGCATCAAAGTATTAGCAACTGGCTTTTAATAGCAGCAAGAAAGAGTACTGCTACAGCTGCAATACCATGCATACTTAATTTAGAAATCATTTACAGTAAGTAATGATGATGATCACTGTAATACTGGATAATCATGTGTGACATTGTGGGTCAGAGGTTTACATTGTCCCTTTACAGCAAGAAGGTCCTGGGTTTAAATGTGACATGACCAGTTGTGCCCAATGATTGTATTGGGCACAACTGGTCTGTATGATTAGGACAGTAATAGGTTGGATATGGGCACTAAACACCCTAAGTATGGACTCAAATTGACAGGTTTTAAACTGTCCTCCATGGACATATTTAAATCAGTGACTACTAAAGCAACTGCCTTAAAAAAAGTTTGCATTTTAGCTATAATCAATCGTAAACAGACGTCTAGTAGCGTGTTTGACATAGATTGAATACTAGCGTGAGAGGAAAATGGACCTCCTGTGCAGATGGAGAGCACCTTGTAGTACCAACACCAAAACGCCAGGGGAGGGCAAAAGGCAGCTATGACTGTGAGACTACTAGAAATACACAAAGCGATGAAGTGTGTTGTTTACGCCTACGCTAGATTCAAGATGGCTGCTGGAGACAACAGCGGCAGGCCTCCTTGCCTTAATTTCTCCGGTCCGGGTCCTTTGGGAAACAGCCAACCCAGCAACAGCGTTTTCTCCATGCCAGCATCCAACGGCGGAGCGGTTGGTGCGGCCGGGGGAGCACAGGGAGCAGCGAGGCGTCCCAACCCGCAGCTGGGGCCTGGCGGGGGAGACAGCAACGGTGTTTCGACCGGAGCTCCGCCGACTGCGCAGAACTCCCTGCAGCAGTCCGCTGCGGCAGGTGCTGCGGCAGCCGGAGCCATGGCCAACCCGGCGTCCAACATGGCATCCACCGCAGCGTCAAACGCGTCCTCAGCGGCAGCACCGACCGCCACTCCGGCAGCTGCGTCTGTGCTAGTGTACCGAGAGCCAGTGTACAACTGGCAGGCGACGAAGAGCACCGTCAAGGAAAGATTTGCTTTCCTCTTCAACAACGAAGTGCTCAGTGACGTTCATTTTTTAGTGGGCAAAGGAATGGGGGTTCAGAGGATACCTGCGCACAGGTAAGATTATTAACCGCAGCATGAGCATTCaaaacattagctagctaaagCTGAGTCTGCAAAGCGAAACGACGTAACCTCTCTCTTGttctttgttgttgctgtctggTGGCAGGTTTGTTCTGGCTGTGGGGAGCGCAGTGTTTGATGCCATGTTCAACGGTGGGATGGCGACGACCTCAACGGAAATCGAGCTTCCTGATGTGGAACCAGCCGCCTTTCTGGCCCTGCTaaagtgaggagaggagagagagtgagtgagtgagtgagtgtgtgtgtgtgtgtgtgtgtgtgtgtgtgtgtgtgtgtgtgtgtgtgtgtgtgacatgaagGGAGAGAGCGTGTCATTTAAACTGATGATTTGCATGTCTTGAAAATGGgcgtgtgtatttttttaaattttatatgGCATATCAGCATTTGGGAAATAGCAAGAAATTGCAGCTAAAATTATACTCATAAAATGTCATACCAGCGCATTCATCAAATGATTATAATTATGTTACGAATCTCCAAATTGTGTGCCACAATAAAACTGGAATGTCTTGTATATATGTGGACCTCCTGCAGGTTTCTCTACTCTGATGAAGTCCAGATCGGGCCTGAGACGGTGATGACCACATTATATACAGCTAAAAAGTATGCAGTGCCAGCCCTGGAGGCTCACTGTGTGGAGTTCCTCAAGAAGAACCTGAGAGCAGACAATGCTTTCATGCTGCTCACACAGGTCTGCTTCCCCAGACTTTGAATGTTGACCAGTTCTGGTATGCAAAAAGCCATTTTTCAGGAATTTAAAATCCACAGGTAGAGTTGGGTAAAGTTCTATATTTTTTTGATACTGTTGCTGATACAATAGTAGATTTGGTAACACTACCAATACAATTCTCTTTACgataccttactttgagaaatataaacatgttttttgacaaaacacttttttatttaacaaaagaagccaaagttctcaaatatTACATGTTGTCTAAACATAAGCATAAACCTGCTTAAACAgtataacattttcaaaatcagGAACTGTCCtattaaaaaataagtaaacaagattacaaatctgaccagacatttgatgccagctttcggtatttgtcacattttgatGCTTGGTGCTATGAACATATTTCGGTTTGAGATCCAGTCCTCTTCCTAGATCTTAGTGCAATAGTGCGTATCTGCAATACAGTACTTGTTGTCGTTCTTTTAAGTGCAGTTGTGAATTCTGAATTTCTAACTTGGCTGTGTAGTAAAAAAATGTGTCCTTTAAGCTATGGTGTATTCTTTGTTTCAGGCACGGTTGTTTGATGAGCCTCAGCTTGCCAGCCTCTGTCTAGAAAACATTGATAAGAACACTGGAGATGCTCTTGCCGCTGAAGGCTTTACAGACATAGATTTGGGTAATGGCGCATTGTGAATGTTGTCATTATTGCCACATGTTGTATTTCAGAATAACGGCCTAGCTGACCACTGatattttcatctctctctcccctagATACATTAGTGGCTGTGTTGGAGAGGGATACTCTTGGGGTGAGGGAGGTGCGTTTGTTTGGTGCTGCGGTGCGTTGGGCAGAGGCAGAGGCTCAcaggcagcagctgcagcccaCACCCGAGAACAAGCGCAAAGTCCTGGGCAAAGCTCTCACACTCATCCGCTTCCCTCTCATGACCATTGAGGAGTTTGCTGCAGGTAAACCGAAAAACAATAAGTAGCTTTACTTTCATGTTGTTCCTGCTCGATTCTTCTctctcccaacacacacacacaccctgatcCTTGTCCTTGGGTCTTGTCATCGTCCCTTCAGGTCCAGCCCAGTCTAGTATTCTGACAGACCGAGAGGTGGTGAGTCTCTTCCTCCACTTCACAGTGAACCCAAAGCCTCGTGTAGATTTCATTGACCGTCCTCGCTGCTGCCTCCGCGGGAAGGAGTGCAGCATTACGCGTTTTGGACAGGTGGAGAGCCGCTGGGGTTACAGCGGGACAAGCGACCGCATACGGTGAGTGAGGAGCAgagcattaaaaacatttaattacagcaatgattttataaatattttgaaattatttatgAACTAAAAATGGCCTATGATTTTTGTCAACTAAGAAAATTACAGTAGAGTCAGTAAAAGTCCACTTCCAGTTTTCAACTGGCTGCAAAATTGGCTGCATTTGCACATTTCCCTACTTCACTCAAACTTAATGACACACTTTCAGTGTAtgtagtcagtcagtcagtaaaaaCAGTCAATAAAACAGATAATGTTTATCATACCCCTACTGTAACGTATTATATAACGCCAGGGACTTTATTGACGGGAACACAAACTTTAAGAGACCTGTAAAAACATCTGCTTTCATCACAGGACAGAATATTTACTCGTCAGTCTTGGTTGACAAAATTGTCAAAAGCCAGCATGGATTAGCACTGTGGTCattaatagacctttttcagtgcaagcacaggtgtaactaataacatcaaTGACGGCTCTGTTCCAGGCAGGGCCCCAGTATTGTGCGTTCTGCCTCACTGGCATGGCTTACTAAGACAGAAGCATCACTGATGGTATTAGTTACAcctctgcttttcctgctatgatgagtgaaaatatctgctgtgaaaaagggaTCTGTTTTGTGACTAGAAAACTACTAAGGAAGACACACCACATGTTGTACATATAGTTTTATCCAGCTCGTCATACCCTCTCCTTGATATATTgccattctgtttttcttctcaggTTCTCAGTAAACAGAAGGATATTTGTGGTTGGGTTCGGTCTCTACGGCTCTATACACGGACCCACAGATTACCAAGTTAATATACAGGTGTGGACCTGAACCCTTCAGAAATTTTGTGTCTGGTTTCACTGTATGCTGAAGGCATGAAGTATaacatattttgtatatttgtgtctgctctctctctcaatgcagatcattcacacagacagtAACACGGTGCTGGGCCAGAATGATACAGGCTTCAGCTGTGATGGGTCCGCCAACACCTTCAGAGTCATGTTCAAAGAACCAGTGGAGATATTACCCAACGTCAACTACACCGCCTGTGCTACACTGAAGGTCTGTGACGTGTTGGTAATAACACCAGATACACATGCAGCACTACACTGTTTTACAAGTACATTCCAGTCAAGGAAAAGTATGTGGTTTTttttctagggctgcaactaatgattaatttcattattgatgAATCTGCTGAGTCATTTcttgattcattgtttggtcttttaaaatgtcaaaaaaaagtGTCCAgtccaaaaatctaaatatattcaatttactcaTATAGAAGACAGACCACGGGCAAATCTTCATAGTTGAGAAGCTTgacttaaataaaaatttgactgtaaaaataaattttctttcattcaacTGATCAATTAATCATAAACTTATCATCTCAGCTCTAGTTTCTTTTCCCTGTTTGTGGAAATTTTAGAATCACTATGCAGAGTTGGCTCCAGCAGTGTATTcaacctctctgtctgttttgcaGGGTCCAGACTCTCATTATGGGACTAAGGGAATGCGAAAGGTAACACACGAGTCATCATCCACTGGCACAAAGACGTGTTTCACCTTCTGCTACGCTGCGGGCAACAACAACGGCACTTCTGTAGAGGACGGACAGATTCCTGAGGTCATCTTCTACACATAGTCGCCTCTGACACAGCAACGATCTTCCATCAAATGTGACAACCTGACACCAGCGCGGGCCACACCTCAGCAGCTGTACTGGGGACTAATCTCTCGGACATCATACTGTTCCCTCCATATAGTGCACTACTGTCGGCCACATGGAAGGCCAAACAGCCGTAAAGCGGTGTAGGTCACTACATGGGGTGTAGCTTGTCATTTGAgatgctgtctctctctttctcagcgGCTTCCTTTTAATCCCTTTGTGTTGTAGTGATGCCAGCCTCTGAAACAGACATGACTGTAACCGACTCCAcaaaggaaggagagagtgagggaggagCCTCTCAGATTATTCACAGTATTGATGTCAGTGCTGTGGATTGACGGCGTAAGGCTTGACACTGAATTCTACTTAAGCTGTACAATTCCCCTTCCCGTTCTCCACGGCATTAGTGCAAAGGAGAGTCGCAACTGTATGAATGTACAGTTTATCAGATTTGCCAAGACAAGTTTCTCATCACCGTTAAGTAGAGACCATCATTTCACTCAATTCTACATCAGCTGTAACTTCCATAGACTCATAGACCTCCATGGCTTTATGAACTCTTGGTGAATTTGAACCAATCTTCATATTAATCTTGACAAAATGATTATGGTAAGCAATTTCCGGGtttctacatacagtacaatctGTGATATCTTGTATCCTTGCTTGGTAGTTGCCTATACCCAAAATACCTTGCACTTCTTGGCCTTGCATATGTTCATTTGGTTGTTCTATGGATGCACACTAACTCTTCAGATATGTTTCTTTCaagctttgttttaaaaagtgtggGCGGAAGAGCTTTCCCTCTTGGTGTGGAAGTTAAAGGGTTGTATATTAAAAGTGGCATTTATTAACATTATGTATGTAACTTGAAATAACTATTGATTAAAGAGTGAGGAAAATGTATTGTGGTGCTTGGTTTTTTGGGGGGCACCCCAGGAGTAACACTTAACCTATAacaaaaattcaacattttgggaaatgtgcttattcgctttcttgtggAGATTTAgtgtgagatgagaagattgattccACTCTTTTTTTAgtccattaaatataaggctagGATAAACCcagcagctgcttagcttagcatatagactACTAACGGGGgaaacagcctggctctgtgcaacagtaacaaaatccacctacaagcaccttaaagctcactaattgacgATGTTATGTTCAGGTCTATGAATTTATTTTCCATTCTTTactgaatgaaataaattacagtcctgagaacaaaatgccatGGGGTAGTTCACAGTACAGAcggaatagaaaaaaaacaagagaattaaataaagacattaaaagtGATACACTCATTTACAGTCTCTACAGCTTTCTTATTAGTGCAAGATGGAGAGAGGCTTTTTGTTGGCAAATTTACATTTACGTACTGTATATGAAACCTAGCTGAGCTAATTATAAGactgattatttgttttttctgttataaCTTCAGAACCCAAACAGTACATATTGTTCGGGACTATTTAATTTCTTAGCTCTGTGTAGTAACGTCCTGGAAtatctgctggttgcctggcaacagctCCCAGGCAAGAAATAGTGCCATGCACATAAATAACCATTGGTGGATGTAATTAAGTACATCAAGTAACTCAAGTACAAatgtgaggtacttgtactttacttaagtcttttcttttcatgccactttactccactacatttcagagggaaatatactACTTTTTTATCgactacaattatttgacaatTTTATGTACTAGtgacttttcagattaagagttttacacacaaaacatatgaagagcttataaaatatgatgtctTGTTgtctacccaacagtttatacaagtacagctgaaacagttagttgactgacagaaaatgacttggcaactattttgatatttgttttgtcatttttcatgtaaaaacatttcatggttccagcttcactcAACTGCTTTTCctttcaattattttaatttatttttaataattttgatgtTTGTACTATTggttaaacaaaacaagcattgtgaagatgtcactttgggctctgggtaactGTGAAGTGCAATTATCACTAtgtttaaaaaccaaaaaataattgTATGGTTTCCCcgttttctgtgtttgtgctaagctaagctaaccttaGTCTTTGGTTATATTCACccagtgcatttcccaaaatatcgaACTATTCCCTTCAGCCCACCAGAGAAATAACAGAATTTCAGGAGTCACATTTTCATCATGagtttaatgttttaatcaaTTACATCAACTGAACAAAGGTCTGATCCAGGTAGTTTGACTTCTGTAACACATTGTGGTTTCCATGGTTTTATCTGGCCATTATCCATCTAAATATGCATTATTGCAGCAGTATCACAGTGCACTGTATAGGCCTATCTTGCCAGAtgagaggggggtgggggtgggggtgggggatgatgtggaggaaaagaagaaacaaggaGTAAAACTGCTTTGATCCAATTGTTCCCCAAAACCCTCACCCTAGGCACTTGGTGTACTGTagctgtgaaatgaaaaaaagcattGTAGCTTTCACTAGCCTACAACAAAAGCTTATGCTTTGTTTCTGCTCCGGACTCAAAGTCAAAACAATTTGTGCGATGTATCTTTAAGACTGTGCAAAACTTTTAAAGTGCCCACGGGGTAGGGTTTAGAGatttatttggtattttataATCCAAGGACGgtgtttacagtttgtccaAGTAGTTGTCGAGGGAAGGAATGCCCTCTTTCAGACCTTTGCGTTTCCTAATTTCAGCGACAACCTGGAAGGGTCTGGTGGCGGGGTCACTGGGGTCTCCCTGGAGAATCTGCCAGTGGTCAAACATACACTGAGGAAAGGCCTGGCCTCCAGTGTTACTGCGCAGGTCAGCTGTGAACCCTGCAGGgaataaatacagataaataataatgttttaaaaagtggaaTATTCTTCTCTGCCAGGAATAAGTATATGAATGTCTAACCCCCTGTGAACCTGATCCTATTGCTAATCTATGAAAACGTATATTAGAATGGAATTAGTTAACATATTTTAAACTTTTCGGCATGAAGTAGTTTAGTGCCCTCTGTAAAATTCCCTTTAAACATGCTCTAATTTTCAGCCATCCCTTTAAAAATCTGTATAGCTGAGTTGTACAAGAgcttcacatcattttcaacatttataaaataaagacaCTGATGTGGATCTTCACGTACAGAAGCTTCAATGATCCTAATTTATCCTAATCTTTAGACCTTTCTAGTAGTCTCTCCATATGAGTACTCTTCTAAAATGAgtaaccaaataaataaaattaattattctaaaacttAACATATTAGCATAGCATTGAAATTGTAGTAGTAACTGCAGTGTCATATTTATCATGACACTACAGTAAGAGTTAGATCCCACAACGAAAGACATGGCACAGTACAGAATAAAACACATACTCACCAAAGGACTCGTTGACAGGCAGGTAGGCTTTCACCACAAATATAGGAGTGCCCATCACTTGGGATTCCTCAAACACGTGACCTCGTTTCCTGTTCAACACACCATAGATCCCACCGACCACCTGCTCTGGGCACTGCACGGACAAGAGGCACATCAGTCAGACATGTAGTGTGAACTGGCATCAGAGAGTTGTCAAACATAATACTGATGATGAGCAAAGTGGCACAGAGATAATATAATCCTGATACGGTACAGtcataaaaaactaatttgaaaTCTTGAAGTCGTTTCTGTAAATCTGCAAAACTTCTGTAGATCTATAAAAGTTTTACACTCAAAATGGTGACATTTTcctttgctgttgttttgccTTGGAGTTGTAGGCTTAAATAAATCCACACAAAGTCAGAAACATGATCAAGTTTAGTCTATATAGATATCAATTCGGATTTACAACAGAAACTTGAATGTTACAAATGATTTTGGGTCATTTACGATTAGATGCATttcacagatttgttttaaggatttattttggaGGTAATATGCCTCCATACACACCTGTATCTCCACCAGGTATACTGGCTCCATTAGTCGTGGCTGAGCGCTGAGCTGGCAGGCGTACAGGACCCTACGAGCTGTGGGAATTATCTGTCCTCCACCGCGGTGGATAGCGTCTGCGTGCAGTGTCACGTCATGAATGTCAAAACGAACAGCGCGCATATTCTCCTCACATAGAGCACCCTGCAGGATGAAGTAGGATATCACAAATGCACGTCAAAAAATCTGAACAATGGCGCAGCTGATTACACAGAGCTACTTAAAATGTACTTGCAGTCACAGATAACTGCTGCCCACCTCTTTAGTCGCCCACTGGAAACCAGCCACCACGCTGTCCTTGATCTCATTGAGGTACTGAACCCCCTTTGTCATGTCTATCAGCAGGTTGGGCCCGGTTCCGTCAGGACCGAAGCACCAGATCTTCCTGGCTTCTGTCACCTCCCACTCATACTTGTCGGCGAGGTAACGTGCACGAGCCTTGAGCTCCTGCCGAGCGGTGACCTCCCCCTTCTCGATGTCTTCTGCCAGGCCGTCGGGGAAAGGACGGGACTTCATGAAGAGACGATTGTGCTTGTTGGGGGACTTGGACAGACACATCTGGTTTGATTCTTccatcactgtctctctgtAAGATACGACTGGGTCAGATttctggagagagagatgaaggaaaa from Siniperca chuatsi isolate FFG_IHB_CAS linkage group LG13, ASM2008510v1, whole genome shotgun sequence includes:
- the LOC122886278 gene encoding BTB/POZ domain-containing protein 2-like produces the protein MTVRLLEIHKAMKCVVYAYARFKMAAGDNSGRPPCLNFSGPGPLGNSQPSNSVFSMPASNGGAVGAAGGAQGAARRPNPQLGPGGGDSNGVSTGAPPTAQNSLQQSAAAGAAAAGAMANPASNMASTAASNASSAAAPTATPAAASVLVYREPVYNWQATKSTVKERFAFLFNNEVLSDVHFLVGKGMGVQRIPAHRFVLAVGSAVFDAMFNGGMATTSTEIELPDVEPAAFLALLKFLYSDEVQIGPETVMTTLYTAKKYAVPALEAHCVEFLKKNLRADNAFMLLTQARLFDEPQLASLCLENIDKNTGDALAAEGFTDIDLDTLVAVLERDTLGVREVRLFGAAVRWAEAEAHRQQLQPTPENKRKVLGKALTLIRFPLMTIEEFAAGPAQSSILTDREVVSLFLHFTVNPKPRVDFIDRPRCCLRGKECSITRFGQVESRWGYSGTSDRIRFSVNRRIFVVGFGLYGSIHGPTDYQVNIQIIHTDSNTVLGQNDTGFSCDGSANTFRVMFKEPVEILPNVNYTACATLKGPDSHYGTKGMRKVTHESSSTGTKTCFTFCYAAGNNNGTSVEDGQIPEVIFYT